In a genomic window of Shumkonia mesophila:
- a CDS encoding TRAP transporter substrate-binding protein produces the protein MKAKISTAILSIFAAWLFSAASSAQNLPDVKLKVIGPQSRGVAWHLIVKPFWDEELPKLSNGAIQPDLASITELGLSGSEVFRLLKMGVADLGIIVMGYASGEVPELDGFDLAGAVPNVEALGAVTTAYGPVVNDIMLKRVGLRVLGYFPLGQQGLWCSTPISGIGDLKGKKVRVFATTQADFVVALGGSPVTMPATEVPASLQRKVIDCAVTGLLSGNIGKWPEVTSHLYPINFGWAMMTVVINQKSWDRLGKNVQDFLTDKIQNVMIARAWDLARESDDQGIWCSTGDSRCSWGSKESVTRYNIKLVPYTDSDDAIRKRALEEAALPEFAKRCGAECTSAWNTAAGKALGVQAKAKK, from the coding sequence ATGAAAGCAAAAATTTCGACAGCTATACTGTCAATATTTGCGGCTTGGCTATTTAGTGCCGCAAGTTCTGCTCAGAATTTACCAGATGTTAAACTGAAGGTGATCGGTCCGCAGTCGCGGGGCGTGGCTTGGCACCTGATCGTCAAGCCGTTCTGGGACGAAGAACTGCCGAAGCTCTCGAACGGAGCCATACAGCCGGACTTGGCCAGTATTACCGAGTTGGGCTTGTCGGGATCCGAGGTCTTTCGGCTGTTGAAGATGGGTGTGGCCGACCTTGGGATCATCGTTATGGGCTATGCGTCCGGGGAAGTCCCCGAACTCGACGGTTTCGATCTTGCCGGCGCCGTCCCCAATGTAGAAGCCCTCGGAGCGGTAACCACCGCTTATGGGCCGGTGGTCAACGACATCATGCTCAAACGGGTGGGACTCCGCGTTCTTGGTTATTTCCCGTTGGGCCAGCAGGGGCTCTGGTGCAGCACCCCGATCTCGGGCATCGGGGATCTCAAGGGTAAGAAGGTTCGGGTTTTCGCGACCACCCAGGCCGATTTCGTCGTCGCGCTCGGAGGGTCGCCGGTAACTATGCCCGCCACGGAAGTTCCGGCGTCGCTTCAGCGCAAGGTCATCGATTGCGCCGTCACGGGCCTGTTGTCGGGGAATATCGGCAAGTGGCCGGAGGTCACGAGTCACCTCTATCCCATTAACTTCGGCTGGGCGATGATGACCGTGGTCATCAATCAGAAGTCTTGGGATCGACTTGGCAAAAATGTCCAGGATTTCCTGACCGACAAGATCCAGAATGTCATGATCGCCCGGGCCTGGGATCTGGCGCGCGAAAGCGATGATCAGGGAATCTGGTGTTCGACCGGAGACAGCCGTTGTTCCTGGGGATCCAAGGAAAGCGTCACTCGCTACAACATCAAACTGGTGCCGTACACGGACAGCGATGATGCAATTCGCAAGCGGGCGCTGGAAGAAGCCGCTCTCCCGGAATTCGCGAAGCGGTGTGGCGCTGAATGTACGTCTGCCTGGAATACCGCGGCGGGCAAGGCACTCGGCGTGCAGGCCAAGGCAAAGAAATAA
- a CDS encoding TRAP transporter small permease subunit, with protein MTESLFDRFLSRCWCQLERLSTALIYVGGGLLIVCCLLVAVEVVIRKTLNQSLQGVDEISGYFFAVFTVWAFSYALFRRAHVRVDALYLHLPSGIQRILDIVALLSMAIIFTLLSYQAWGVLAETVRIGAQSNTPLRTPLWIPQVFWMMGLWLFALNIWIVLTRSVLALLRGDMKAVEAMAAAPSIHEETRDDVETARAEAEQARS; from the coding sequence ATGACCGAATCATTGTTTGATCGCTTTTTGAGCCGCTGCTGGTGCCAGCTTGAACGTCTGTCGACTGCCTTGATCTATGTTGGGGGCGGATTGCTGATCGTGTGCTGCCTGCTGGTCGCGGTCGAGGTTGTAATTCGCAAGACTCTTAACCAATCGCTGCAAGGGGTGGACGAGATCTCGGGCTACTTTTTTGCCGTATTCACGGTCTGGGCCTTTTCTTACGCTTTATTCAGGCGGGCCCACGTGAGGGTCGATGCCCTCTATCTGCACCTCCCGTCCGGCATCCAGCGGATTCTCGATATCGTCGCCCTGCTGTCGATGGCGATCATTTTCACCCTGCTGAGCTATCAGGCTTGGGGAGTGCTGGCCGAGACCGTCCGTATCGGAGCCCAATCCAACACGCCGCTGCGCACGCCGCTCTGGATTCCGCAGGTGTTTTGGATGATGGGGCTGTGGCTTTTCGCGCTCAATATTTGGATCGTCCTCACGCGCTCGGTCCTCGCTCTGCTTCGGGGCGACATGAAGGCGGTGGAGGCGATGGCGGCAGCGCCTTCGATCCATGAAGAGACGCGCGATGATGTCGAAACGGCGCGCGCAGAAGCGGAACAAGCAAGAAGCTGA